From a single Thermogemmatispora onikobensis genomic region:
- a CDS encoding amylo-alpha-1,6-glucosidase, which translates to MHESEQTAHLVHWLERGRAWLDELQTPTGLRASSAADHYHALFGRDTLWSVLLVLEAARLRPTDQVLASWVREFAARGLQALAATQGTSERDENEEQPGKIIHEYWPEPRRWPEGVWPLWEGRYYGSVDATYLFLIAAATVWHQVEGGQQLVEQLWPHVLAALNWTLKYGDVDNDGLIEVLPRQPHGLGLRNQVWKDSNDALLLEDGVPPEPPVAWVELQGYALAAFREMQPLLEAAGAEAALLQEVQERMERLRRGLPRFWLPTERCPAMALSPEKQAIPLVASNMGHLLWCAALEEPYASQTAERLLQPDLLTSWGIRTLSRTSYAFDPYSYHRGTVWPFDNAIIASALWRMGRRSQARLLSQRLLEALTLFDSPVELYCVLPAEWILAPTTGGAEVLAVYTRACKVQAWTAAALMLAAAQLLAETD; encoded by the coding sequence ATGCACGAGTCGGAACAGACTGCTCATCTCGTCCATTGGCTGGAGCGAGGACGGGCCTGGTTGGACGAGCTACAGACGCCTACTGGCCTGCGCGCAAGCAGCGCCGCTGATCACTATCATGCCCTGTTTGGACGCGATACACTCTGGTCGGTGCTGCTGGTGCTGGAGGCCGCGCGACTGCGCCCGACCGATCAGGTCCTGGCCTCCTGGGTTAGGGAGTTCGCCGCACGTGGCCTGCAGGCGCTGGCAGCAACGCAAGGCACGAGCGAGCGAGATGAAAACGAGGAGCAGCCAGGCAAGATCATTCACGAGTACTGGCCGGAACCGCGCCGGTGGCCCGAGGGCGTCTGGCCGCTGTGGGAGGGCCGCTACTACGGTTCGGTGGATGCGACCTATCTCTTTCTGATCGCTGCCGCGACGGTCTGGCACCAGGTCGAGGGCGGTCAGCAGCTGGTCGAGCAGCTGTGGCCTCACGTCCTGGCGGCGCTCAACTGGACGCTGAAGTATGGCGATGTCGACAACGATGGGCTGATCGAGGTGCTGCCGCGCCAACCTCACGGCCTGGGTCTGCGCAATCAAGTCTGGAAGGACAGCAACGACGCCCTGCTGCTCGAAGACGGCGTTCCCCCTGAGCCGCCGGTGGCCTGGGTCGAGCTCCAGGGCTATGCTCTGGCCGCCTTCCGTGAGATGCAGCCCCTCCTTGAGGCCGCAGGGGCGGAAGCCGCGCTCTTGCAGGAGGTGCAGGAGCGCATGGAGCGCCTGCGCCGTGGCCTGCCGCGCTTCTGGCTGCCCACGGAACGCTGCCCAGCGATGGCCCTCTCACCTGAGAAGCAGGCCATTCCTCTGGTAGCATCCAATATGGGCCATCTGCTCTGGTGCGCCGCGCTGGAAGAACCCTACGCTTCTCAGACAGCAGAGCGCCTGCTCCAGCCCGACCTGCTCACCTCCTGGGGCATCCGCACGCTCTCACGCACCTCTTACGCTTTCGACCCGTATTCCTACCACCGCGGCACCGTCTGGCCGTTCGATAACGCGATCATCGCTTCCGCTCTCTGGCGCATGGGTCGCCGCAGTCAGGCGCGTCTCCTCAGTCAGCGCTTGCTGGAGGCGCTGACGCTCTTCGACTCGCCAGTGGAACTCTATTGCGTCTTGCCGGCAGAGTGGATTCTGGCCCCCACAACGGGCGGCGCCGAGGTCCTGGCGGTCTATACGCGCGCCTGCAAGGTCCAGGCCTGGACTGC